Proteins from a genomic interval of Polaribacter sejongensis:
- a CDS encoding dipeptidyl-peptidase 3 family protein, protein MNIKQMIFGCSVAVLLASCTAEQKKETEKETVKATAEFNHFVEQFADIKVLRYKIPGFEELTLKEKELVYYLTQAGLSGRDIMWDQNYRYNLSIRKALENINQNYTGDRGSESFKSFKTFLKRVWFSNGIHHHYSNDKLKPAFTKEYFTEDLLENSNTELSSAIIEILFNDADNKKVNKKSGVDNILSSAINFYGPDITDKDVAEFYKTAYKGSKEQPIEAGLNSKLVRENGKLVEKVWKSGGMYGAALDNVIGWLEKAKGVAENDKQAHTLELLIEYYKTGSLDVWDQYCVAWATSTEGNIDWINGFIEVYNDPKGYRGSYETIVQIKDFDMSRKMKVLSDNAQWFEDNAPLDPSHKKQNVVGVSYKTVNVAGEAGDASPSTPIGVNLPNNNWIREQHGSKSVSLGNIIGAYNNVGGTDRLKEFANDEEEVRLEEKYGQIADKLHTSLHEVVGHASGVINEGIGQPKETLQNYASTMEEGRADLVGLYYLMDSKLQELGLTDNYKELGMAAYDGYIRNGLMTQLVRINLGDDIEEDHMVNRQWVSAWAFEQGKKDNVIEKVVRDGKTYFNINDYDKLRVIFGSLLKEAQRIKSEGDFDAAKALVEGYGVKVDQQIHAEVLQRNEQFKSAPYNGFVNPVLVPDVDENGKVIDVQVTHPKDFEEQMLFYSKNYNFLGTEN, encoded by the coding sequence ATGAATATAAAACAGATGATTTTTGGTTGTTCAGTAGCTGTATTATTGGCTTCTTGTACTGCGGAACAAAAAAAAGAAACCGAAAAAGAAACGGTAAAAGCAACAGCAGAATTTAACCATTTTGTAGAACAGTTTGCAGATATTAAAGTATTGCGTTATAAAATCCCAGGGTTTGAAGAGCTTACTTTAAAAGAAAAAGAACTTGTTTATTACTTAACACAAGCAGGTTTGTCTGGTAGAGATATTATGTGGGATCAAAACTATCGCTATAATTTAAGTATTAGAAAGGCTTTAGAAAATATCAACCAAAATTATACTGGAGATAGAGGAAGTGAGAGCTTTAAATCGTTTAAAACCTTCTTAAAAAGAGTTTGGTTTTCTAACGGAATTCATCATCATTATTCTAATGATAAATTAAAACCAGCATTTACAAAAGAATATTTTACAGAAGATTTATTAGAAAATTCAAATACAGAATTGTCATCAGCAATAATTGAAATTTTATTTAATGATGCTGATAATAAAAAAGTAAATAAGAAATCTGGAGTTGACAATATTTTGTCATCAGCAATTAATTTTTATGGACCAGATATTACCGACAAAGATGTTGCTGAATTTTATAAAACAGCTTATAAAGGATCTAAAGAGCAACCAATTGAAGCGGGTTTAAATTCTAAATTAGTTAGAGAAAACGGTAAATTGGTAGAAAAAGTGTGGAAATCTGGCGGAATGTATGGTGCTGCATTAGACAATGTTATTGGTTGGTTAGAAAAAGCAAAAGGAGTTGCAGAAAATGATAAGCAAGCGCATACTTTAGAGTTATTAATAGAATATTACAAAACTGGTAGTTTAGATGTTTGGGATCAGTATTGTGTTGCTTGGGCAACTTCTACAGAAGGAAATATCGATTGGATAAATGGTTTTATAGAAGTATACAACGATCCAAAAGGATACAGAGGTTCTTATGAAACTATTGTTCAGATTAAAGATTTTGACATGTCTCGTAAAATGAAAGTTTTATCTGATAATGCGCAATGGTTTGAAGATAATGCTCCGTTAGATCCTTCTCACAAAAAACAAAATGTAGTTGGGGTTTCTTATAAAACGGTAAATGTTGCAGGTGAGGCAGGAGATGCATCTCCAAGTACGCCAATTGGTGTAAACTTACCGAATAACAATTGGATTCGTGAACAACATGGTTCTAAATCTGTTTCTTTAGGAAACATTATTGGGGCTTATAATAATGTAGGCGGAACAGATCGTTTAAAAGAATTTGCCAATGATGAAGAGGAAGTTCGTCTAGAAGAAAAATACGGTCAGATTGCAGATAAATTACATACTTCTTTGCATGAAGTTGTTGGGCATGCTTCTGGTGTAATTAATGAAGGAATAGGGCAACCAAAAGAAACGCTTCAAAATTATGCTTCTACAATGGAAGAAGGGCGTGCAGATTTAGTTGGTTTGTATTATTTAATGGATTCTAAATTACAAGAATTGGGATTGACAGATAATTACAAAGAGTTAGGAATGGCTGCTTATGATGGATATATTAGAAATGGATTAATGACTCAGTTAGTAAGAATTAATTTAGGAGATGATATTGAGGAAGACCACATGGTGAACAGACAATGGGTTTCTGCTTGGGCTTTTGAGCAAGGTAAAAAAGACAATGTTATAGAAAAGGTTGTGAGAGACGGTAAAACGTACTTTAATATAAATGATTACGATAAGTTAAGAGTAATATTTGGAAGCTTATTAAAAGAGGCACAACGTATAAAATCTGAAGGTGATTTTGATGCTGCTAAAGCTTTGGTAGAAGGGTATGGTGTTAAAGTAGATCAACAAATACATGCAGAGGTTTTACAAAGAAATGAGCAGTTTAAATCTGCACCTTATAATGGATTTGTAAACCCTGTTTTAGTTCCGGATGTAGATGAAAATGGAAAGGTTATAGATGTACAAGTTACACACCCTAAAGATTTTGAAGAGCAAATGTTATTTTATTCTAAAAATTATAATTTCTTAGGAACTGAAAATTAA
- a CDS encoding PorP/SprF family type IX secretion system membrane protein, protein MIQKSPQNNLRITDKTLFTCVLLIIFFNTFNYAQQTPHYTQYMYNMQVINPAFVGSRADLSISLLARQQWVGVEGAPETKTFSINGRTAAGLGFGATVINDKLGLANSTNINLDVSYTLPISRYERLSFGLKGGVTFFNNNYAGGVTPDNEIYASTDGSYPNIGFGGLYYTEDFFIGLSIPNILKSRQFKTLENLDESFGISNHNFFLASGYIYEMSEELKFKPSTIIKYTPSLPVSVDLNANFIYKEIIEAGLSYRYKESMSALFAIVVNKKYRVGYSYDNRLANYGENLSSHEIIISFDLDLKRNTRWLFHNRCYF, encoded by the coding sequence ATGATACAAAAAAGCCCCCAAAACAATTTAAGAATTACAGATAAAACGCTTTTTACGTGTGTCTTACTAATTATTTTCTTTAACACATTTAATTACGCACAACAGACACCACATTATACACAATACATGTATAATATGCAGGTAATAAACCCTGCATTTGTAGGTTCTAGAGCAGATCTAAGCATCTCTTTACTAGCTCGTCAACAATGGGTTGGTGTAGAAGGGGCACCAGAAACCAAAACGTTTTCCATAAACGGAAGAACAGCAGCTGGTTTAGGTTTTGGTGCAACGGTTATAAACGACAAATTAGGTTTAGCAAATAGTACTAATATAAATTTAGACGTCTCTTATACATTGCCTATATCTCGCTACGAAAGACTCTCTTTTGGTTTAAAAGGTGGCGTTACTTTTTTTAATAATAATTATGCAGGAGGTGTAACACCAGATAATGAAATATATGCTTCTACAGATGGAAGTTATCCCAATATTGGTTTTGGTGGATTGTATTACACTGAAGATTTTTTTATAGGATTATCCATTCCAAATATTTTAAAATCTAGACAATTTAAAACTTTAGAAAACCTTGATGAAAGCTTTGGAATAAGCAATCACAATTTCTTTTTAGCATCAGGATATATCTATGAGATGTCTGAAGAATTAAAATTTAAACCTTCAACGATTATAAAATACACCCCTAGTCTACCTGTTTCTGTAGATCTAAATGCTAATTTTATTTATAAAGAAATAATTGAAGCAGGTTTGTCTTACCGTTATAAAGAATCTATGAGTGCTCTGTTTGCTATAGTTGTTAATAAAAAATATAGAGTTGGATACTCTTATGATAATAGACTGGCTAATTATGGAGAGAATCTAAGCTCTCATGAAATTATAATTAGTTTTGATTTAGATTTAAAAAGAAATACACGCTGGTTGTTTCATAACCGCTGTTACTTTTAA